A region from the Irregularibacter muris genome encodes:
- a CDS encoding dihydrolipoamide acetyltransferase family protein, producing the protein MATEIIMPKAGMAMEEGTIVKWFKKEGDTVEVGEPLLEILTDKVNMEVEAPASGTLLKILAQEGEVLPVITTIGYIGKPGEEVPQGQTSDQKAVTTESPQDLMIDDVQPVEDKEQEDPINTQKVRATPASRKIAKENNIDLKDISGSGPKGRVQRMDVAEYLEGLQREGAKITPLAKKIAQGEGVELSALKGTGVGGKIVKDDVLRSLETQEQKIEKDNIIPLTGMRKVIGERMTQSFFTAPTFTLNIEVDMTETTKLRKQLKETILQQTGKKLTFTDIIILATSKALKQFPIVNATLVEEGILLHRHVHMALAIGLDEGLLVPVIRNTDQMTLSEIVVAAKDVAEKAVSKKLSPDQLQGSTFTISNLGMFGISHFNPIINQPNSAILGVNAIIEKMRVVDGEPKVRPIMNLSLTIDHRVIDGTPGAKFLQYLKQLLENPMMMLI; encoded by the coding sequence ATGGCAACGGAAATCATCATGCCCAAAGCCGGAATGGCGATGGAAGAAGGAACCATCGTGAAATGGTTTAAAAAAGAAGGGGACACCGTGGAAGTGGGAGAGCCCTTATTAGAGATATTAACGGACAAAGTCAATATGGAAGTGGAAGCACCTGCCAGTGGCACTCTGCTTAAAATACTGGCCCAAGAAGGAGAGGTATTGCCGGTAATCACCACCATAGGCTATATCGGAAAACCTGGAGAAGAAGTTCCTCAAGGACAGACTTCTGATCAGAAAGCTGTTACAACAGAAAGTCCTCAGGACTTAATGATAGATGATGTACAGCCAGTGGAAGATAAAGAGCAAGAGGATCCTATAAATACCCAAAAGGTTAGAGCTACTCCTGCTTCAAGAAAAATAGCTAAGGAAAACAATATTGATTTAAAGGACATATCTGGGTCTGGTCCTAAGGGACGAGTACAAAGGATGGATGTAGCAGAATATCTAGAAGGACTCCAAAGAGAAGGAGCAAAAATTACCCCCTTGGCTAAAAAAATTGCCCAGGGAGAAGGTGTTGAATTATCCGCCCTTAAAGGTACTGGGGTAGGTGGGAAGATTGTTAAGGATGATGTCTTGAGATCTCTGGAAACCCAAGAACAGAAAATTGAAAAAGATAATATTATTCCCCTAACAGGTATGCGTAAAGTTATTGGGGAACGGATGACCCAAAGCTTTTTCACGGCACCTACTTTTACATTAAATATTGAAGTGGATATGACCGAAACCACGAAATTAAGAAAGCAATTAAAAGAAACTATTTTACAACAGACGGGTAAAAAACTGACCTTTACCGATATTATTATACTGGCAACTTCCAAAGCTTTAAAACAATTCCCCATAGTAAATGCTACTTTAGTAGAGGAAGGGATATTGCTGCATAGACATGTTCATATGGCTCTGGCCATTGGACTGGATGAAGGCTTATTAGTACCTGTGATCAGAAATACCGACCAGATGACCCTAAGTGAAATTGTAGTGGCAGCAAAGGATGTAGCAGAAAAGGCAGTATCTAAAAAGTTATCTCCTGATCAACTACAGGGTAGCACCTTTACTATCAGCAACTTAGGAATGTTTGGGATATCTCACTTTAACCCCATTATCAACCAACCCAATAGTGCCATTTTAGGAGTGAATGCCATCATAGAAAAAATGCGAGTGGTAGATGGGGAGCCTAAGGTAAGGCCGATAATGAATTTAAGCCTAACCATAGACCATCGGGTAATCGATGGAACACCAGGAGCGAAGTTCCTGCAATATCTAAAACAATTGCTAGAAAATCCAATGATGATGTTAATCTAA
- a CDS encoding alpha-ketoacid dehydrogenase subunit beta — protein MKEMTYAEAIRLAMSEEMRRDENVFLMGEDVGIYGNAFGVTVGMFEEFGEERVRDTPISEAAIVGAAAGAAVTGMRPIAEIMFMDFITLAMDSLVNQAAKMRYMFGGKAKVPMVVRCPAGSGTGAAAQHSQSLEAWVCHVPGLKVVAPSTPNDAKALLKAAIRDDNPVVFIEQKLLYRVKDRVNEDPEFIIPLGKADIKKEGSDVTIVTYGRMLQRVLEVAKEVEKEGISVEVVDPMTLVPLDKDTIIKSVMKTGRAIVVHEAVKTGGYGGEIASVIAESEAFDYLDAPILRLAGLDVPIPYNPELEKAVVPSEGEIRQAIYKVMNR, from the coding sequence AATGACCTATGCAGAAGCTATTCGTCTAGCAATGAGTGAGGAAATGAGAAGAGATGAAAATGTATTCCTTATGGGAGAAGATGTTGGAATATATGGAAATGCTTTTGGTGTAACTGTAGGGATGTTTGAAGAATTTGGGGAAGAGAGAGTAAGGGATACCCCTATTTCAGAAGCCGCTATTGTAGGAGCCGCTGCAGGGGCAGCCGTTACTGGTATGAGACCCATTGCTGAGATCATGTTTATGGATTTTATCACGCTTGCCATGGACTCTTTAGTTAATCAGGCAGCAAAAATGAGATATATGTTCGGTGGGAAAGCAAAAGTACCTATGGTAGTCAGATGTCCTGCAGGATCAGGTACAGGAGCAGCAGCTCAACACTCCCAAAGTTTAGAAGCTTGGGTGTGCCACGTCCCAGGACTAAAGGTGGTAGCTCCCTCTACACCCAATGATGCCAAAGCATTATTAAAAGCTGCCATACGAGATGATAATCCAGTAGTGTTTATTGAGCAGAAACTATTATATCGAGTGAAGGATAGGGTGAATGAAGATCCAGAATTTATCATTCCCCTAGGAAAAGCCGATATTAAAAAAGAAGGTTCGGATGTAACCATCGTGACCTATGGCAGGATGTTGCAAAGAGTGTTAGAGGTAGCAAAAGAAGTAGAAAAAGAAGGGATCAGTGTAGAGGTAGTAGACCCTATGACATTAGTGCCTCTAGATAAGGATACAATCATTAAGTCGGTCATGAAAACTGGAAGAGCTATTGTCGTTCATGAAGCAGTCAAAACAGGAGGATACGGAGGAGAAATCGCTTCTGTTATAGCAGAAAGTGAAGCCTTTGACTACTTAGATGCACCGATTTTAAGATTAGCAGGATTAGATGTCCCCATTCCCTACAATCCAGAGTTGGAAAAGGCAGTGGTACCCAGTGAAGGGGAAATTAGACAGGCCATATATAAAGTAATGAATCGATAA